The proteins below come from a single Cervus elaphus chromosome 4, mCerEla1.1, whole genome shotgun sequence genomic window:
- the LOC122691513 gene encoding craniofacial development protein 2: MEEFDSKDISTSKDEDCVPLGGECHEDDINELVKGDEVDGEEETQKTKGTKRKAESVLARKRKQGRLSLDQEEEEEDANRESGGNISEKEDAAAEQEKGIESEDARKKEDEALASSVSDVEPKSEVPPSTQTKTGEETEETSSSNLVKAEDLEKPKKTEEVKLTKSPLAGEEVRFLTQQGRLSGMTSEDEPRRSEGVQHATGEERRADTNTSSKNEAAGPKWKGHSAVDVSGDESKLRCCKEEYCIGTWNVRSMNPGKLDVVKQEMERINIDILGISELKWTGMGELNSDDHYIYYCGQQSLRRNGVALIVNKRVRNAIIGCNLKNDRMISVRFQGKPFNLTVIQVYAPTPYAEEGEVYRFYEDLQHLLEITPKIDVLFIIGDWNAKVGSQEIPGITGRFGLGMQNEAGRRLIEFCHHNRLVITNTLFQQPSRRLYTWTSPDGRYRDQIDYIICRQRWRSSVQSAKTRPGADCGSDHKLLIAKFRLKLKIIPKTTRPFRVTNEEDATNEDAKSVLKQNEKEKPEANVPSTASSVPGGSGVTKEVGETSQEAKSVFKQDEKDKPQANVPSAVPSLPAGSGPEKCDLEKKKDCNN; this comes from the exons ATGGAGGAATTCGACTCCAAAGACATTTCCACTTCGAAGGACGAGGACTGCGTGCCGTTGG GTGGAGAGTGTCATGAAGATGATATAAATGAATTAGTGAAGGGAGATGAAGTGGATGGCGAAGAGGAGACACAGAAAACCAAAGGGACAAAAAGAAAGGCTGAGAGCGTTCTGGCCAG GAAGAGAAAACAAGGTCGCCTCTCACTAGaccaagaggaagaggaggaggatgccAACAGGGAATCTGGAGGGAATATTAGTGAGAAGGAAGATGCAGCTGCAGAGCAGGAAAAAGGCATTGAGTCAGAGGATGCCAGGAAAAAGGAGGATGAAGCATTGGCCAGCTCCGTCAGTGATGTAGAACCAAAATCAGAAGTGCCTCCGAGTACACAAACTAAA ACAGGAGAGGAGACTGAAGAGACAAGCTCAAGTAATTTGGTCAAAGCAGAAGACCTAGAGAAAcctaaaaaaacagaagaagttAAACTCACCAAATCACCTCTTGCTGGTGAAGAAGTCAG GTTTCTTACACAACAGGGAAGGCTGTCTGGCATGACATCAGAAGATGAGCCCCGCAGGTCCGAAGGTGTTCAACATGCTACTGGCGAAGAGCGGAGGGCTGATACTAATACCTCCAGTAAGAATGAagcggctgggccaaagtggaaaggacactCAGCTGttgatgtgtctggtgatgaaagtaaactccgatgctgtaaagaagaatattgcataggaacctggaatgttagatctaTGAATccaggtaaattggatgtggtgaagcaggagatggaaagaataaacatcgacatcttaggaatcagtgaactaaaatggacaggaatgggcgaattgaattcagatgaccattatatctattactgtgggcaacaatcccttagaagaaatggagtagcccttatagtcaacaaaagagtccgaaatgcaataATTGGGTGCAATCTGAAAAACGACAGGATGATttcagttcgtttccaaggcaagccattcaacctcacagtaatccaagtctatgccccaactccttatgctgaagaaggtgaagtttaccggttctatgaagacctacaacaccttctggaaataacaccaaaaatagatgtccttttcatcataggggattggaatgcaaaagtgggaagtcaagagatacctggaataacaggcaggtttggccttggaatgcaaaatgaagcagggcgaagGCTAATAGAATTCTGTCACCACAACAggctggtcataacaaacacccttttccaacaacctaGTAGAcgtctctacacatggacatcgccagatggtcGATACcgagatcagattgattatattatttgtcgccaaagatggagaagctctgtacagtcagcaaaaacaagacctggagctgactgtggctcagatcacaagctccttattgcaaagttcaggcttaagttgaagaTAATACCAAAAACCACccggccattcag AGTGACTAATGAAGAGGATGCCACAAATGAAGACGCAAAATCTGTCTTAaagcagaatgagaaagaaaaacctgAGGCTAACGTCCCCTCAACTGCGTCCTCAGTTCCTGGTGGGTCAGG CGTGACTAAGGAAGTCGGTGAAACATCTCAAGAAGCAAAATCTGTGTTCAAGCAAGATGAGAAAGATAAACCTCAAGCTAATGTCCCTTCAGCGGTGCCATCACTTCCTGCTGGGTCAGG gcctgaaaaatgtgaccttgaaaagaaaaaggattgCAACAATTAA